The stretch of DNA ACCGGCGTCCCGCTCTTGGGACTCCTGCTCTTTCTGCCGGCGAGCCGGGGGCTGGGCGGAGCCCGCGGCGACGCGCCCTCGCTGGCCGAGTTCGGGACCGTCCTCGGGAACAGCACCGTCTGGCTCGCGGGAACGCTCGGGTTCCTCAGCTACGCGCTGTATCTGTTCATCAACAGTTGGGGGTCGACGTACCTCACCCAGGAGATGGGGCTCTCGCTGGCACTGAGCGGCGTTCTCGTCGCGGTGTTCCCGGCCGTCGGCGTCGTCTCGCGGATCAGCAGCGGCCTCCTCTCGGACCGCGTCTTCGACGGTCGTCGGCAACCCGTCCTGCTCGGGTCCTTTCTCGTCGCTGCACCGCTGATGCTGGTGTTCACGCGATTCGGATCGATCCCGCTGCTCGTCGGAGTGTTGCTTCTCTCGGGGTTCGCGATCCAACTCACGCTCGGGCTCTCGTTCACGTACGTGCGAGAGGTGGTCGAGTCCCACGTCGCGGCCACGGCCGTGGCGTTTCAGACCAGCGTCGGCCTCGCGGGGGCGTTCCTGTCGCCGATCGCCGGCGGGGCGGTCGTCGACGCCGCCGGCTTCGACGTCGCGTTCCTCCTCGTCGGAGCGCTCGCCGTCGGCGGAGTGATACTGGCGTGGCGCGCTCCCGAGCCGACGGCCCGTTGACGGGGGCCGATGGAACGGGTGAGAGTGGATACCCAGAATCCGGGCCGGTTTCAGACGATCGCGTCCGCCAGCATCTCGACCGGATGCGGCGGTTCTTCTTCCCCGTCCCGGTCGCCGAGTTGCGCCCGGCAGGACGCACCGGGTGCGGTGAGGGTTTCCCCGTTCGAGGCATCGATCTGATCGTACAGGGTGCTCGCGACGGCTTTCGACATCGAATAGTGTTCGGCCTCGTAGCCGAAGGACCCGGCCATCCCACAGCAGCTCGAATCGAGCGCGTCGACGTCGTATCCCGCCCGCCGCAGGACGCCGACCGCGTGGTGGTCCTTCTTCGTCGACTTCTGGTGACAGTGGCCGTGGTAGGTCAGCGCTGTCGACGGCGCTCCAGCGGTCACCCCGTCGCGCTCCAGCAGGCGGAAGGTGTCGAAGTACTCCATCACGCCGTAGGTGTTGCCGGCCACCCGCTCGGCATCCTCGCCCGACAGCAGGTCCAGGTAGTCGTGCTGGAACATCACCGCATCGGAGGGTTCGACGACGACGACGTCCCACTCGCCGCCGACGAGCGGCGCGAGGGCGTCGACGTTCTGACGCGCCTTTTCACGCGCCATATCGACGAACCCCTTCGAGTGCGGTGGTCGCCCGGAACCGGTGACGTCGTCGGGAATCTCCACGTGCACGTTCGCCGCCTCCAGCGCTCGGACGGCAGCCTTTCCGGCCTCAGGATGGTTGTAGTTCGTGTACGTGTCGGGGAAGAGGTAGACCTTCGAGTCCGCTGCCGATTCGCTCACGGTCGCCCCGCCGCGCGAATCGAACCAGTCGACGAAGGAGACGCGGTGGAACCGCGGCAACTCCCGCTCGCTGGAGATACCGAGAGCCTTCTCCATCGCGAGACGGGCACCGGGCAGCTCCGGAAGGAGGTTCGAGAGCGGCGCGAAGGCGCTCCCGACCTTCGAGAGGGCACCCACGTTGGCGAAGACCTTGTCGCGGAGGCTCGACCCGTTCCGCTGGTGGTACTCGTGGGTCACTTCGGCCTTCATCTTCGCCATATCGACGCCGCTGGGACAGTCCTTCAGGCAACCCTTACAGCCGATACAGAGATCCAGAACTTCCTCAACGAACTCGTCTTCGAACTGTTCGCCGTCGGAAATCTCGCCGCTCATCGCCTGTCGGAGCATGTTCGCCCGGCCGCGCGTCGACTGGATCTCCTCTTCGGCGGCCCGATAGGTCGGACACATCACGCCGCCGGTCGTCTCCTGCGGGCCGCGACAGCCGGCACAGCCGTGACAGAGCTCCGCCATCCCCTGAAAGCCGTTCTCGTTGTCCCACTCCATCGCCGGGTCGAAGTCGGCGTCGAACTCGTAGTCGGGGGAGAACCGGAGATCCTCGGTCATCTCGTGCGTCGCGGTCGCGGCCGCGTCGTCGGGTCGCACTTCGTCGGGCGCGTAGCCGCAGACGTTGCCGGGGTTGAGCAGCCAATCGGGATCGAACGCGGTTTTCAGCCGTCGGAACTCGGCCCAGAGTTCGTCGCCGCAGAGCTTCCGGTTCCACTGCGTCCGCGCGCGACCGTCGCCGTGTTCACCCGAGACCGATCCGCCGTACTTCACCACGAGATCGGTCACTGCGTCGGCGATGGCCTCGAAGGTCTCGACGCCCTCGGCCGTCTTCGTGTTCACGAGCGGGCGGATGTGGAGGACGCCGGGGCCGGCGTGGGCGTAGTAGGAGGCGAACGTGTCGTGGTCGTCCAGAATCTCCTGGAAGTCCGAGACGTACGCCGGAAGGTTCTCCGCCGGGATCGCCGTGTCCTCGATGTAGGCGATGTGCTTCTCGTCGGTGGTCCGCGACAGGAGGATCGGGAGCCCCGACTTGCGCATCTTCCAGAACTTCGCGCGCGTCTCCGCGTCGTGAGCCTCCATCGCGTCGACCGCGGTCCGCGCCGTGTCCGTCGTCACCGCGCCCTCGCCGGGCGAGCGGTCAGTCGACGCGTCGGGCACTCGGTCGTCGACGAGCTCAGCCACCTGCTGGCGGCCGTGCTCGTCGTCCTCGGCGTAGAACTCCACCAGCAGCACAGAGTCCGTTCCAGAGGGCAGCGTCTCGACGACGTCGGCGAACTCCGGCGTCTCGCGGGCGAGATCCAACAGCACGTCGTCCATCACCTCCACGGCCGCGGGGTCGTGTTCGAGAATCGGAGCGACGTCCTCCATCGCGTCGAGGACGTCGTCGTAGGTGAGAAGCGCCACCGAGGCGGTGTTCGGGATCGGCTCCAGCGACACCGTCGCTTCGGTGACGATGCCGAGCGTCCCCTCCGATCCGGCGAGGAGTCGCGCGAGGTTGACCGTCTCCGGTTCGCTCTCGGGGTCGACCCCGGAGTCGTCCGGGAGTCGGCGCTCGCCGCGCATCTCGTCGACGAGCATATCGAGGTTGTACCCCGAGACGTTCCGTTTCAGATCGGGGTACATTTCGGCGATTTCATCGGCCTCCTCGTCGAGAGTGCGAGAGACAGCCGCGTAGATCCGCTCTTCGAGCGTCCCCTCCGGATCTCCCTCCTCGCGGAGGGTGTCGACGGCGACCTCCCCGAAGGTCGTCACGGTCCCGTCGGAGAGGACCACCTCCACGGATTCCAGGTAGTAATCCGTCTTGCCGTAGCGCAGCGAGTGCGCGCCCGTGGAGTTGTTGCCGATCGCCCCGCCGAGTGCCGATTTGTCCCCCCACGCCGGATCGGGCGCGAACTTCAGGTCGTGGCGTTCCAGGGCCGCGTTCAGGTCGCCGAGTCGGATGCCGGCCTGCGCCGTCGCGGTCCCGGCGTCGGGATCGACTTCGAGCAGTGACCCCAGCCCCGGCATCAGGTCGAGGACGACGGCTTCGTTCACCGTCTGTCCGGCCAGGCTGGTGCCGCCGCCGCGGGGGAGCACCGGAATCCCCTCGGCGGCGCAGTACTCCATCGTGTTCGCGACGTCCGCGGTCGACGTCGGCATCACGACCCCGATCGGCGTCCGCTCGTACGCCGAGGCGTCGGTGGCGTACAGCTGTCGGGAGTACGTGTCGAACCGGACGTCGCCGTCGACGACGGATTCGAGGTCCGCGACCAGGTCCGGGCGCTCGACGTCGTCACTGACGTAGTCGTAGTTCCCCGTCGTGGCGGGATCAGTACCATCTGCGCGCGAATTCGAAGCCATATTGTGTGTCTCTCGTTTGGGCGGGGAACCGCGTCGACCGCGGTCACACCTGAAGCCGGAAGCAGTTGGTCGTGAGGCGGTACGGCTGGGGATCGCCCCGATCAGAAGACCCCCGGGAACAGCACGTAGCTGAACAGCAGCGTCAGGAGCCCGGTCGCCGTCCCGTAGTACAGCAGCGGGATCAGTTCGAGGCGGATGACGCGACCCTCCTCGCCGACGAGGCCGACGACCGCGAGCGCGGCGACGACGTTGTGAACGGCGATGAGGTTGCCGATCGCGCCGCCGACCGCCTGGGCGCCGAGCATCAGCGTGTGTGAGGTGCCGATCTGGTCGGCGACGCCGTACTGGAAGGTTCCGAACAGGATGTCAGAGACCGTGTTCGATCCGGCGAGGAACGCACCGAACGCGCCGACGAAGGCGGCGAAGAAGGGGTAGACGCCGCCCGCGACGCCGGCCATCCCTTCGGAGAGGACGATGAGCATACTGTCGGTTCCGGTCGCTGATCCCGACTGAAGCATTATCTGGACCGTCGCGACGGCGAATAGCAGTGCGACGACCGCCGGGGCGACCTTTTCGATCGTCTCCGCCCAGGCGGCCTTGATCTCCGTCCCGTCCATCCCGTGGAGGGGGATGGTGACGAGGTGAACGGCGACGAACACCGCGCCCGGCAGGTACAGCAGAGCGAAGTCGTTCGTGAGTCCCGTGCCGAGGATCGTCTCCTGGACGAACGGCAGGGCCGCGAGGTCGCTCCAGGCCAGCGTGAATACGTCCATCGTGACGAACGACTGAACGGGGTCGATGACGCGGGTGACGACGAGCAGGAGCGCGACTAGCGCGTACGGCGTCCAGGCCTTCCAGAGCGCCATTCCACCCGTGGGGACGCTCGACTGAACCGTACCGCCGTCGGCGGCGACGGCGACGTCGTCGCTGGTCGACTCGCCGGGCTGGATCTCGCCGATCCAGTGGTCGGGCCACGCTTCCTGGGGCTCGAAGTCCCACTCCTCGTCGGGGTGGAAAAAGCCGGCCTTGAGCGCACTGACCGTAACGAGCAGGCCGATCATCGACCCGAGAAGACCGGGGAACTCCGGCCCGAGGAAGTACGCGGTCAGGAAGTACGGCACCGAGAACGAGGCCCACGCGAACAACGTAAGCGGCAGCACTTCGAGCGCGGGGCGAATCGACCGCTCCTCGCCGAAGAAGCGGGTCATCATCGCGACGCCGATGAAGGGGAGCGCGATGCCCACGATCACGTGGTAACTCGCGGCCCACAGCGCGATGTCGGCCACCCAGGTCGCGATGTCGGGGTAGGTCCCGCTGCCCACGACGTCGGCGGTGATCGTCTCGACGCTCTCGAAGATGTCGATCATCCCGATGATGAGCGGGGTCCCGACCGCGCCGAACGTGATCGCCATCAAGTTGCCCGTGAGCGCGACGACGACGGCCGCGAGCGGCGGGAAGCCGAGTCCCACCAGAAGCGGTCCGACGATGGCCGCGGGGGTCCCGAAGCCGGCGGCGGCTTCGATGAACGATCCCATCAGGAACACGAGAAGCACGACCTGCACGCGGCGGTCCTCGCTGACGGAGGCGAAGCCGGCGTTGATCGCGTCGAACGCGCCCGTCTGCTTGAGCGTGTACAGCAGCAGGATCGCGCCGAAGACGATGTAGAGGATGTTGGCCGCGGTGATGAAGCCGTTTATCGTCGCGGCGGCGATCCACGTTCCGTTCATTCCCCACCCGACGACGCCGGCCGCGACCGCGACGACCCACGCCACCGGCATCGTTCGCGTCGCGGGCCAGTAGAAGCCGACCATCAGCACCGCGATAGTCAGGAGCGGCAGCAGCGCGACGAGCGTGTCCACCGCGCTAACCATGCCGTTCAACTCCGTGATCTATGCCAGTCGATTCCGTTCCAGGTCCGTTCCTGTTTCCGTGCATCGTGAGCTATTCGACCCAACTATTGTTATATATAGTTATCGTTCATCGCGGATCCGGCCGGTGCCACCGGCTTTCCGAACGCCCGGTCCACGACGCCACTACAGTCGTGTAATGAGGGCATAAATCGGAGTATTACGCCCCAAATCCCGTATTTTGGGTGTATTATGGTCGTCTCCAGTATCGGCGTCGACGACCTGTCGAGAGTACCAGTAAACACGTGTGAAAAGGATGTGTGCACGTGTGTCGTGGCGTTTCTCACGAGTGTAAAGGCTTATACTCTCGTGTGAAGAGGGAATACCTGTGACCGACGACGCTCGCGCGCGCTCCAGGAACGAGCACGGCCAGTACGTCGACCGGATCCCGCTCGATCGGGTGATAGCGGTGTTCGAGGAGCGTGAGGACCAAGCGCGGCCGCTGACTGCCTCTGACGTGATGGAGGCGCTCGACTGCTCTCGGCGGACCGCTCACAACAAACTCAACGAACTCGAAGAGCGGGGCGACCTGAAGACCCGGAAGGTCGGGGCGCGCTCGCGGGTGTTTTGGACGCCGATTCCGAGCGAGTCGGCGACGGCGAAAGCCGACGCCAAGAACCGAGAACCCACCGCGTCCGCGGCTGAGACCGACGATGACGCCGTCGACGAGCGTCCGGCCGTCTCCGAGGCGATCGCCGACGCCGACCTCCCCGGGAGCGGGCCGATGCTCGACGCGCGACGGGAGGCGCTGTCGGCGGCCTACGAGTACCTCGCGGAGCATCCGGAGGCGAAAAAGGCCGACTTCCTGCGGGACGTCTACCACGAGTATCCGGCGGGCTTCGAGTCGGCCGAGGGATGGTGGAACGCCATCCAACCGGCGCTGAAGCAACTGCCGGGGGTCAACCCGCCCAAGGAGCGGGGACACATTTGGCACTTCCTGGGCGGGTAGTTTCCGAATTCCGACGGCGTTCGTCGCCCGGCCGTGAGCCACGGCATTTATCATATCCTGCATCGGAGTATGGTCCGACACAGCGATGGATTCCGACTCGACCGACGACGGCCGGTCCTCCGCTCCGTCAGGAGGCGATCCGTCTCGGTGGGGCGGCCCCGACGCCGACGCACCCGCTGCCGCTGACGACGAGAGAGCGGCAGAGGAGAGTTCGGAACCGGGCGATCCCGATTCGGGGGACCGTCACGCCGGCCCCTCCGGCGGCGACGACGTGTACGCCCCGGAAGTGGAGGGACGACAGTACCGCGGGACGTGGTATCTCCCCCTGCGCTACGACGAACTCAAACGGGCCGGCGACACCGACGAGCACCCCGACCGGGGAACGGGCGGCGCGTTTCGGCTCACCGACCTGCCCCGGGTCCCGCGCGTCGGCCACATCGTCGGTCCGTCGGCGATCATGCTCGGGGCGTCGCTCGGGAGCGGCGAGACGCTCTTCTGGCCGGTTCTGACCTCGCAGTACGGGTGGACGCTCCTCTGGGCGTTCGCCGTCGGAGTGCTGACCCAGTTCGTCATCAACACCGAACTCCAGCGGTGGACGCTGGCGACGGGTGAGAGCGTCTTTCGCGCGTTCGCTCGCGTGGCAGACTACTGGCCGTGGCTGTTCCTCGCCGGCGGGCTGATCAGCCTCGGCTGGCCCGGGTGGGCGGCCGGCGCGGCGCGGGTCGGGACGACGGCCCTCGGGATCGGCGGAGCCGTCGACCTCCTCGGGGTCACGCTGGCGACGTGGAAACTCGTCGCGGTCGGCCTGATGGTCCTGATCTGGCTCTCCTATCAGGTGTCGTCAGTGATGTACACCGCCGTCGAGGTGTTCCAGATCGGCCTGCTGTTCGTCTCGATCGTCGCCGCCGTGCTGTTGGTCGGCGTGTCGGGCTCGTGGATCGAGTTCGCCGACCTCCCCGCAGCGGGGGCCGCCGTCGGGACGCTCCCGTCTGACCTCGGCATCGCCGTGTTCCTGGGCGGACTCGCGTTCGCCGGCGCGGGCGGGTACCTGAACCTCTCACAGAGCCTCTGGGCCCGCGAGAAGGGCTACGGGATGGGGAACTACCAGGGGCGCGTGAAGAACCCGTTCCACGACGAGGACCCGGAACCGATCGAGCGCGACGGCTTCAGCTTTCCGCCGACGCCGACGAACCTGAAGCGGTGGCGGGAATGGTGGCGGGTCGTCCAGCTCGAACACCTGCTGACGTTCGTCGTCGGGCTGTTCGTGGTCGCGCCGGCGCTGATGAGCGTCGCCATCCGCTACGCCCCGGGGACCACCTCTGACGCCCTCGAGATGTGGCTCACGGACGTCGCACCCGCACTGGGCCCGATCGGGACCGTGCTCGTCTTCCTGGTGCTCTTCGTCGCGCTGTTCACCACCGAGTACGCGATCGTCGAGTCCTTCGTCCGCAACAGCGTCGACGCGATCTACGAGGCGTACGGTCGCGAGGCCGGCTGGGACCTGGAGACGCTCTTCTGGCGCGTTCTGACGGGGTTTTGCCTGTGGGGTATCGTCATCATCCTCGTCTTCACCTCGCCGTTCGAGGGTCGGGAACCGTTCTTCTTCCTCGTCGTCGGCGCGGCGATGTCGGGTGTGATGATGTGGCCATACACCGCGCTCGTTCTCGTGATGAACACGACTCGACTGCCAGAGCACCTCCAGCCGGGGTGGGCGCGAATCGCCGCGCTGTGGTGGGCGTCGGGCTTCTACGGTTACTTCAGCGTCCTCCTCGTCGCCGACACGCTCGTCGAGTTCGGGCTGCCGGCCTTCGGTGCCGCACCGCTGGTCGCGGGCAGTGAGGTCGGCGGCTACGCCCTCTGGGCCGTCTTCTTCGTCGTCCAGTCCTACGCCGTCGCGGTCTCCGCAGGCGCAAAGCGAAACGCCGCGGGAACAGTCGAAAACGCCGAGTTGGCGGCCGGGCGCTTCTCGTAACCGGAAACGGACGGGAGCGGCTCGATTCGGCGAGGAGAGTGCGTTAGTCGATGCTGGTGAGGGTGGGATCCAACTGTCGGAGAGCTCTGCCGCAAGAGGCACTCGATCGGTTCGGGAACGGTCACCCGGTGCGGAACAAGAGCGCGGCCGCGACCAGCAGACAGACGACGAATCCGCCGAAGGCGGCGTCGTAACTCACGTACGTCGCGACGATGCCGACGTAGGCGGGACCGACCGCGTTCGCGCTGAGAAAGAGCGCTCTCGCGGCCCCGAGGTCTGCGCCCATCCCGCCCGACGGCGCCCCGTCGAGAATGATCGCGTCAGAGAGGGGAAACCCGGTCTTGTAGCCGAGCGCGAGGAGTCCGACTGCCAGCCAGATGGCGACGTTCGAGCCGGCGAAGACCAGTGCGACCAGCGCGGTCGCTGCGACGAGGAGTCCGGTGACGGCGATGGCACGCCTGGAGAACCGATCGCCGAGCGTGCCCGCGACGGGTTTGACGGCGAACCCCACGGCGAACACGATGGCGAACGTCAGCCCGGCGAGGCTCTCGGAGAACCCCTTCGTCTGGGCCAGATACGCCGGCGCGAAGTTGATGAACCCGCCGACCATGAAGTAAAACAGGGAGAACGCGAGGAGCGTCTCGCGCTGCCGGGAACTCTGAACCAGCCGCCCGACGGTGCTCCGGAGTTCGAGCGAGGTACTGCCGACCCGGTACCCCTCGCGAGTCTGGGAGGCGTAGACGAGGGTGATGACGGCGAGCGCGAGGGCGACGGGGAAGAAGGGCGTCCGCCAGGTCGCGTACGTCAGCGCCAGCACAGCGATGCCCGAGGAGAGGAGGCCGCCGAGGTCCGTCCCGGCGGCGTAGATCCCGAGTGCTCGGCCGCGTTTCGCCGTGAACAGGTCCGAGAGCAACGCTCGCGAGGGAATCGCGAACAGCCCCTTCCCGACGCCGACGACGGTCGCCGCGACGAGGAACGTCGCCAGTCCGGTCGACAGCCCGAACAGCGTGAAGCCGACCGCGAGAACGACCAGACCGGGGACGATCAGCGTCGTCCGGTTCCAGCGGTCCGAGTACTCGCCGCCCGGATACTGGACGAGCGCGTAGGCGCCGCCGAAGATCGAGAGGGCGATGCCCGCGGTCGCCTCGGTGATTCCGAGATCGGTGATGATCGTCGGCAAGAGCGGCGAGAGCAGGAACCGACCGGTCTGCAGGAGCGCCCAGCCCAGCGAGACGGTCACGAGCATCCGTCGCGCGTAGCCCGTCGCCTCCGTCGTCGAGTCGGTCACGACTCCCGGTCGGAGACGAACGGTAACGTGATTTCCGATTCCCGTCTCCCGATTTCTCGCTCCCGACCGGCCGCCGAAGCCGCCGACCCGACGGCTCTACGATCGCCAGAACGACGGGGTCAACAGCACGAGGACGGGAATGATCTCGATCCGGCCGATCCACATCAAAAGCGTCATCGTGACCTTCGTCGTCGCCGGGAACGACTCGTAACTCGCGAGCGGGCCGGCGATCCCGAAGGCGGGGCCGACGTTGAAGAACGTCGCCGCGACGGCGCTCATCGCCTCGAATTCGGTGACGGCGACCTGGACGCGGGAGGCGTCGATCACGACGAAGACGGTCCCGAGGATGAAGAACACGAGGCTGACGAGGGTGTACGCGTAGATATCTCGGACCGTCTGCTCGTCGACGACGTTGCCGCTGAGCCGGACCGGACGGATCGCGCTGGGCGTCGTCGCCACGAACAGGTCCCGGCGGAACGCCTTGATCACGACCAGCCAGCGGAGCGCCTTGATCGAACAGGTCGTACTGCCGGCCATCCCGCCGATGAACATCCCGACGAAGAGCAGGTGTTTCGCCGCCGGCGACCAGAGGTCGAAGTCGATGCTCGCATAGCCCGTCGTCGTGACGATCGAGACCACCTGAAACAGCGCGTGACGGACCGTCTCCTCGGCTGTCAGGTCCGGTACTGGGTCCGTGAAGAGGACCGCGGCGACGGCCGCCGTGAACACGCCGAGGATCCCGAAATAAAACCGGAACTCGTCGCTCTTTCGGAGGCGGGCGAAATCCCCCTGGAGGACGAAATACAGGAGCACGAAACTCGTCGCGCCGAGGGCCATAAACGGCACGACGGCCCACTGGACCGCGGGAGAGAACGCCGCGATGCTGTCTCCGCGCGGCGAGAATCCGCTCGTCGAAACCGCGGTGAACGCGTGGGCGACGGCGTCGAAGAGGGTCATCTCGGGAGCGAGCCCCACGACCTGGAGCAGCGTGAGGACGGCGATCATCAGGGCCGTCAACCCCACGTAGAGCTTCCACAGGAGCGCGGCCGTCTCCGAGATCCGGGGCGTGAGTTTGTTGACATCCTGCGTCTGCGTTTCGGTCTCCATCAGTTGCGCGCCACCGACGGACAGCTGTGAGAGCAGCGCCGTCGCCAGCACCAGGATCCCGAGGCCACCGAGCCACTGGAGCGTCGAGCGCCACAGGTGGATCGCTCGGGAGTGCCGCTCGAAGTCGACGACGACGGTCGCTCCGGTGGTCGTGATCCCGCTCATACTCTCGAAGAGCGCGTTGACCGGGGTCGCGAGCGTGCCCTTCCCGGCCAAGAGGAAGGGAACGGTCCCCACGAGCGCGATGCTCAACCACGTGAGCGCGACCATCAGGAACGCCTCTCTGGCCTGCAGGTCGCGAGTCTCCGGGAGGCGTTCGAGGCCGGCGCCCACGAGCAGCGTTCCCACCATCGGAACCAGAAACGGGACGATCGGCGTGCCGTCGTAGAGCGCCAGCGAAAACGGGAGCGTCAGCGGCACCCACAGCCACTTGAGGATCGTCCCGACGAGACCGACGCTGACCCGCCAGTCGACGCGGAGCGTCACCGCGACGACCCCCGTCGACGGCTCATCGCAGGGGTACCCGTCGGCCGGTCATAGGTTCGACGCGCTGGCTCCCCCGTCGATCGGGAGTGCGACCCCGGAGATGAAGGACGAGACCGGAGACGAGAGGAACGCCACCGTCCGTCCCAACTCCATCGGATCGCCGAGGCGACCGACGGGAATCTCTCCGGCCCAGTCGTCGAGGCCCGCCTCGTAGGAGTCGTAGTCACCGGTTCGGACACCTTCCTCGACCAATTCCTCGACGCGCGGAGTCTCGTGTGTGCCCGGGAGCACGGCGTTCGCTCTGACATCGGGAGCGAGCTCCGTCGAGAGCGTCTTCTCTAGGCCCACGACGCCCGCCCGCACCGAGTTCGAGAGCACGAGGTCCTCGACCGCCTCTTTGACGCTTATCGAGGCGATCGTCACGATCGTTCCGCCGACCCCCATCCGGAGGTGCGGTTCGGCGGCCCTGACGGTCCGCACGACGCTCATCACGAGGAGGTCGAACGCGGCGTCCCACTCCTCGTCGGTCGTCTCGACGAACGGCTTCGCGGGCGGGCCGCCCGCGGACGTGACGAGATGGTCGAGACCGCCGAAAGCCTCGACACAGCGCTCGACGAGCGCGTCCGGCGCGTCGGGATCGGTCAGGTCCGCAGCGTGTCCGATCACGGTCGCGTCGGCCGCGGCGTCCGAGCGGACGTCGTCGACCGCCGCCGCAAGGCGCCCCTCGTCGCGGCCGTTCAGCACCACGTTCGCACCCTCGGCGGCGAGCGCCCGCGCGGAGGCCTTTCCGAGACCGCTGCTCGAGGCGGTCACGAGCGCGGCGTCGCCGGCGAGTTGCAGGTCCATACGGACACCTGTGAGGGCGGGGACTAAAACGTTGACAGAGTCGGACCCTCTAGTCCGGCCTACAGCGGGAGCGGGCCCATCAGTGGCACGCGAATGGTATCACCGGATTCCCGGTACTCGGGGGTATCGAGCGGGCGCTGGTCGTCGGTTCGAAGCCGACGACAGCGAGGTCGCCCTGGCCCTTTCGAAGTCGGCCGCGAGCGTGATCGCCCGCCGTCCGAAAAAGACCTGAGCGTTACCCGGCAACCCCCGCTATCGCGACGGCCTCGCGATAGCACGCCGCAGCCAAGAGCAGATATCCGCCGCCCAGAAGCGCCCACTCGCGTCGCGTCAACGACCAGTCCCGCGGCGA from Halobellus litoreus encodes:
- a CDS encoding MFS transporter, which codes for MTGGRGGDQSGGTPTEESSGRDWEVVSLVAGASLISTGLAAYEIVPASVTPLIRDSLGVGSTAAGLLVGIMFGTAVVASLPAGAILDRTDTRRVMALAVLALFVAGIWGWIAGRNGDYWSVIASRAVGGVAYVVVWNAGIDIVSRAVTAANRATAVGIFTASGPVGFAVGQGTGPLVAARFGWPAIFLAFTGVPLLGLLLFLPASRGLGGARGDAPSLAEFGTVLGNSTVWLAGTLGFLSYALYLFINSWGSTYLTQEMGLSLALSGVLVAVFPAVGVVSRISSGLLSDRVFDGRRQPVLLGSFLVAAPLMLVFTRFGSIPLLVGVLLLSGFAIQLTLGLSFTYVREVVESHVAATAVAFQTSVGLAGAFLSPIAGGAVVDAAGFDVAFLLVGALAVGGVILAWRAPEPTAR
- a CDS encoding FAD-binding and (Fe-S)-binding domain-containing protein translates to MASNSRADGTDPATTGNYDYVSDDVERPDLVADLESVVDGDVRFDTYSRQLYATDASAYERTPIGVVMPTSTADVANTMEYCAAEGIPVLPRGGGTSLAGQTVNEAVVLDLMPGLGSLLEVDPDAGTATAQAGIRLGDLNAALERHDLKFAPDPAWGDKSALGGAIGNNSTGAHSLRYGKTDYYLESVEVVLSDGTVTTFGEVAVDTLREEGDPEGTLEERIYAAVSRTLDEEADEIAEMYPDLKRNVSGYNLDMLVDEMRGERRLPDDSGVDPESEPETVNLARLLAGSEGTLGIVTEATVSLEPIPNTASVALLTYDDVLDAMEDVAPILEHDPAAVEVMDDVLLDLARETPEFADVVETLPSGTDSVLLVEFYAEDDEHGRQQVAELVDDRVPDASTDRSPGEGAVTTDTARTAVDAMEAHDAETRAKFWKMRKSGLPILLSRTTDEKHIAYIEDTAIPAENLPAYVSDFQEILDDHDTFASYYAHAGPGVLHIRPLVNTKTAEGVETFEAIADAVTDLVVKYGGSVSGEHGDGRARTQWNRKLCGDELWAEFRRLKTAFDPDWLLNPGNVCGYAPDEVRPDDAAATATHEMTEDLRFSPDYEFDADFDPAMEWDNENGFQGMAELCHGCAGCRGPQETTGGVMCPTYRAAEEEIQSTRGRANMLRQAMSGEISDGEQFEDEFVEEVLDLCIGCKGCLKDCPSGVDMAKMKAEVTHEYHQRNGSSLRDKVFANVGALSKVGSAFAPLSNLLPELPGARLAMEKALGISSERELPRFHRVSFVDWFDSRGGATVSESAADSKVYLFPDTYTNYNHPEAGKAAVRALEAANVHVEIPDDVTGSGRPPHSKGFVDMAREKARQNVDALAPLVGGEWDVVVVEPSDAVMFQHDYLDLLSGEDAERVAGNTYGVMEYFDTFRLLERDGVTAGAPSTALTYHGHCHQKSTKKDHHAVGVLRRAGYDVDALDSSCCGMAGSFGYEAEHYSMSKAVASTLYDQIDASNGETLTAPGASCRAQLGDRDGEEEPPHPVEMLADAIV
- a CDS encoding L-lactate permease translates to MVSAVDTLVALLPLLTIAVLMVGFYWPATRTMPVAWVVAVAAGVVGWGMNGTWIAAATINGFITAANILYIVFGAILLLYTLKQTGAFDAINAGFASVSEDRRVQVVLLVFLMGSFIEAAAGFGTPAAIVGPLLVGLGFPPLAAVVVALTGNLMAITFGAVGTPLIIGMIDIFESVETITADVVGSGTYPDIATWVADIALWAASYHVIVGIALPFIGVAMMTRFFGEERSIRPALEVLPLTLFAWASFSVPYFLTAYFLGPEFPGLLGSMIGLLVTVSALKAGFFHPDEEWDFEPQEAWPDHWIGEIQPGESTSDDVAVAADGGTVQSSVPTGGMALWKAWTPYALVALLLVVTRVIDPVQSFVTMDVFTLAWSDLAALPFVQETILGTGLTNDFALLYLPGAVFVAVHLVTIPLHGMDGTEIKAAWAETIEKVAPAVVALLFAVATVQIMLQSGSATGTDSMLIVLSEGMAGVAGGVYPFFAAFVGAFGAFLAGSNTVSDILFGTFQYGVADQIGTSHTLMLGAQAVGGAIGNLIAVHNVVAALAVVGLVGEEGRVIRLELIPLLYYGTATGLLTLLFSYVLFPGVF
- a CDS encoding HTH domain-containing protein — encoded protein: MTDDARARSRNEHGQYVDRIPLDRVIAVFEEREDQARPLTASDVMEALDCSRRTAHNKLNELEERGDLKTRKVGARSRVFWTPIPSESATAKADAKNREPTASAAETDDDAVDERPAVSEAIADADLPGSGPMLDARREALSAAYEYLAEHPEAKKADFLRDVYHEYPAGFESAEGWWNAIQPALKQLPGVNPPKERGHIWHFLGG
- a CDS encoding Nramp family divalent metal transporter — translated: MDSDSTDDGRSSAPSGGDPSRWGGPDADAPAAADDERAAEESSEPGDPDSGDRHAGPSGGDDVYAPEVEGRQYRGTWYLPLRYDELKRAGDTDEHPDRGTGGAFRLTDLPRVPRVGHIVGPSAIMLGASLGSGETLFWPVLTSQYGWTLLWAFAVGVLTQFVINTELQRWTLATGESVFRAFARVADYWPWLFLAGGLISLGWPGWAAGAARVGTTALGIGGAVDLLGVTLATWKLVAVGLMVLIWLSYQVSSVMYTAVEVFQIGLLFVSIVAAVLLVGVSGSWIEFADLPAAGAAVGTLPSDLGIAVFLGGLAFAGAGGYLNLSQSLWAREKGYGMGNYQGRVKNPFHDEDPEPIERDGFSFPPTPTNLKRWREWWRVVQLEHLLTFVVGLFVVAPALMSVAIRYAPGTTSDALEMWLTDVAPALGPIGTVLVFLVLFVALFTTEYAIVESFVRNSVDAIYEAYGREAGWDLETLFWRVLTGFCLWGIVIILVFTSPFEGREPFFFLVVGAAMSGVMMWPYTALVLVMNTTRLPEHLQPGWARIAALWWASGFYGYFSVLLVADTLVEFGLPAFGAAPLVAGSEVGGYALWAVFFVVQSYAVAVSAGAKRNAAGTVENAELAAGRFS